In Betaproteobacteria bacterium, a genomic segment contains:
- the narH gene encoding nitrate reductase subunit beta codes for MKVRAQIGMVMNLDKCIGCHTCSVTCKNVWTSRPGVEYAYFNNVETKPGIGYPKEWENQQKWNGGWVRKANGKIEPRQGARWKLLMKIFANPNLPEIDDYYEPFTFDYDHLQSAPEMSAAPTARPRSLITGKTMEKIVWGPNWEEILGGEFEKRSQDRNFDDIQKEIYGQFENTFMMYLPRLCEHCLNPSCVASCPSGSIYKREEDGIVLIDQDKCRGWRMCVSGCPYKKIYYNWQSGKAEKCTFCYPRIESGQPTVCSETCVGRIRYLGVLLYDADRIQEAASVERDRDLYQAQLDIFLDPNDPEVIEQARADGVPDAWMAAARRSPTYKMAVQWKVALPLHPEYRTLPMVWYVPPLSPISAAANAGHVEANGEIPDVNQLRIPVKYLANLLTAGDTAPVVRALERMLAMRAYQRDKHVEGRVNSAALKQVGMTELEVEAMYRLMAIANYEDRFVIPSTHREYAENTFDLRGGCGFSFGNGCSDGESTVSLFGGTKKRTIPIKAQV; via the coding sequence ATGAAAGTACGCGCCCAGATCGGCATGGTCATGAACCTGGACAAGTGCATCGGATGCCATACCTGCTCGGTGACCTGCAAGAACGTCTGGACCAGCCGCCCCGGCGTGGAGTACGCCTACTTCAACAACGTCGAGACCAAGCCCGGCATCGGCTACCCCAAGGAATGGGAGAATCAGCAGAAGTGGAACGGCGGCTGGGTGCGCAAGGCCAACGGCAAAATCGAGCCGCGCCAGGGCGCACGCTGGAAGCTGCTGATGAAGATCTTCGCCAACCCCAACCTGCCCGAGATCGACGACTACTACGAGCCCTTCACCTTCGACTACGACCACCTGCAGTCGGCGCCCGAAATGAGCGCCGCGCCGACCGCGCGCCCGCGCAGCCTGATCACCGGCAAGACCATGGAGAAGATCGTCTGGGGGCCGAACTGGGAGGAAATCCTCGGCGGCGAGTTCGAGAAGCGCAGCCAGGACCGCAACTTCGACGACATCCAGAAGGAAATCTACGGTCAGTTCGAGAACACCTTCATGATGTACCTGCCGCGGCTGTGCGAGCACTGCCTGAATCCCTCGTGCGTAGCCTCGTGCCCGTCGGGATCGATCTACAAGCGCGAGGAAGACGGCATCGTGCTGATCGACCAGGACAAGTGCCGCGGCTGGCGCATGTGCGTCTCGGGCTGCCCGTACAAGAAGATCTATTACAACTGGCAGTCGGGCAAGGCCGAGAAGTGCACCTTCTGCTACCCGCGCATCGAGAGCGGCCAGCCCACGGTGTGCTCGGAGACCTGCGTCGGGCGCATTCGCTACCTGGGCGTGCTGCTCTACGATGCCGATCGCATCCAGGAGGCTGCGAGCGTCGAGCGCGACCGCGACCTGTACCAGGCGCAGCTCGACATCTTCCTCGATCCCAACGATCCGGAGGTGATCGAGCAGGCGCGCGCCGATGGCGTTCCGGACGCCTGGATGGCCGCCGCGCGCAGGAGCCCGACCTACAAGATGGCGGTGCAGTGGAAGGTGGCGCTGCCGCTGCACCCGGAATACCGCACGCTGCCGATGGTCTGGTACGTGCCGCCGCTCTCGCCCATCAGCGCGGCCGCCAACGCCGGCCATGTCGAGGCCAACGGCGAAATTCCGGACGTCAACCAGCTGCGCATCCCGGTCAAGTACCTCGCCAACCTGCTCACCGCCGGAGACACGGCGCCCGTGGTGCGCGCGCTCGAACGCATGCTCGCCATGCGCGCCTACCAGCGCGACAAGCACGTCGAGGGCCGCGTCAACAGCGCCGCGTTGAAGCAAGTGGGGATGACCGAGCTGGAAGTGGAAGCCATGTACCGCCTGATGGCCATCGCCAACTACGAGGACCGCTTCGTGATCCCGAGCACGCACCGCGAGTACGCGGAGAATACCTTCGACCTGCGCGGCGGCTGCGGCTTCTCCTTCGGCAACGGCTGCTCCGACGGCGAGAGCACGGTGAGTCTCTTCGGCGGCA